AGAGCTCTCTAACCTTGAGGTTCATGTCAGTGACTATATCTCGTCCCACTAACGGGTTTTAGTAAATTCAGTTCAGTGGTTCTATCATATTGGTAACTCTACGTTCTAATCCTAGTTTTACTGTTAACAGTTCGGCAGCTGTATCTTTGACCAGTCATCATTTGCCAATGAATGTATATCCCCAATCCGTGTCTCCGCTCTCCAGGTGTTTTTCAAAGAGGCCAGCGTGAAACAGGTTGATGTGCCCACACTTACTGGTGCATTCGGTATCCTCCCTGCCCACGTACCCACCTTGCAGGTGCTCAGGCCGGGCGTCGTCACAGTCTTCAATGACGATGGCTCCTCTGTCAAATACTTCGGTAAGATTTTGCTTAACAAAAACAAGTGAATGACTGTGGACAAGCCTTCTCAAAAGGACCTTGACATCATCTTCATGCTGATcaaattgataataaaatagtAAGCATTTACTCTAATACCACTTAACATTGGCATCGGTGTGTAGGCAAATAATAGcttgtaattaaaatgttacatattaTTAATATGTATCAGATCACCACGTATTAATTGCCACAGGGAAATAATATAGAATTGGGGTCTTCTTggtttaatgtttctttttccaaaCTGCCTATTAGCTCAAAGTATTCAAATCAGTATCTGCTCCGATAAGCCATACATAATAGCAGTGGTGTCAGTCTAAGTCTAAAGGAGTTTGTGCACAGCTTGCTCACTAAATTCCTCCCCCACTGTCAGTGTAGCCCTGACATTTATTCTAATAAAGATTTTTATAATTAATCTTTCTGAAAAGTTGTAACACTATTGCTGGATTATTCTGTCCATGTAAGGTATTTGCTGCAAACTCAGCTGGTAAATGGAAGCTGTTGctaacaaaatattaatatttatctGTTCTAATATATGGAGGTCGTTAATTTTGTCTAGCAAATACAATGGTAGAGCCCCACAGTATTAAGCTTAGAATACCAGGGTGTCATGTTTCAGCTGAAAGAAATCCTCATTGTGAAAATACACTGTGGAACAGAATGCAGTAAAGATGACTTTATGTTGGTATGTTTagttacactgtgtgtgtgtgtgtgtgtgtgtgtgtgtgtgtgtgtgtgtgtgtgtgtgtgtgtgtacacagtgaGCAGTGGGTCAGTAACAGTCAATGCTGATTCTTCAGTGCAACTGCTAGCTGAGGAGGCTGTTCCCTTGGACCAGCTGGACATTGCAGTGAGTATAACAGCTTCCTCACGTCACTCACAGACATACCAGAGCTGCATCTGCACTAATATTTGCCAGTATGAGCGTTCATACCATGAGATAATACGAATTTTGTCAGAGATATTACGATACAGTTTAAATCAACATAGTTATCCCTTTCGTAACTCAATTGCAATTTTGCAAATCAGTGAGCCGAACTGCAGAACTTGGTGATACTGGATTCACAGGATTGTTGCATCACTGTAACGAAATCCTTAATTTatgaggtctttttttttttttgttcctctgtcctttttctAATCTATAAGCACTTTCTCAATTTAATTTCTAGGTATTGATTTTACCAAGATAAATGTATAAATTGTAATTTCTATATATAAGTCCATATGCtgagatagttttttttttttttttttttaaatgccattcaAAATGTTGTTCTGGATTTTATTCTGGATTCTGCAAGTTTCAATTTGCATCTAAAGGAACTGCAATATCACGATGTACCAGGAACAACACtgcaatgaaaaattaaaggctacttttaaaaggtcaaatgtttaatttgaaatcaGTACAGTATGTAAGTAAGGGGATGGCCACAACAACATGAACGCCTGTAAAATATGacgcaatttttttttttttttacagctcttAAAAATTCATTGAACTATGAAGTTAATGCTACTTTTATAAAGCTGCATTAACTTCAGTCTCGCTTTTAGATGTTTTATAGGAAAAATTTGTATTgatcacactgtaaaaaaaattacagaacgAAACCAATATGGAACCAATGACCACTAATGCAAACTGTGCAGCCCAGTCATAATTTATCAGAGCATACCAAGCTAGTGTGTCGCGATGTGTTGTGTGGGCTAATGAGGCGTCTCCTCTCATCAAAGAAATAGCTA
This genomic interval from Xiphias gladius isolate SHS-SW01 ecotype Sanya breed wild chromosome 6, ASM1685928v1, whole genome shotgun sequence contains the following:
- the atp5f1d gene encoding ATP synthase subunit delta, mitochondrial; this translates as MMAARFLRRALPALRQARSYAEAASSAPQMSFTFASPTQVFFKEASVKQVDVPTLTGAFGILPAHVPTLQVLRPGVVTVFNDDGSSVKYFVSSGSVTVNADSSVQLLAEEAVPLDQLDIAAAKANLEKAQSELAGTPDEAARAEAQISIEANEAIVKALE